A genome region from Scyliorhinus torazame isolate Kashiwa2021f chromosome 11, sScyTor2.1, whole genome shotgun sequence includes the following:
- the LOC140385048 gene encoding uncharacterized protein has protein sequence MNLPPIPASCIFNFFLCLLPIAMNSSAAGHRVEDGHAHNHNRPFFFQPMPSPHMFTPPVPHFMHPPAVHPYFYPTVEIGGGLYYPMCPMPYPRNYAPQSPIHHTNYRRPFFNSPLVARPTFYHSARFRHYPFRKNVTHTEVQTDIETNSDRSKGADMTETVPCKSQAAEKRVPKSSGIETSSVSATALAQERVAHQGIRGEPGETEGSAALAAKSGKSAGYSFQKEKIRIECSEGAPSINVWRSFEATVPIYNPAPNTAEDRIQCEVWSVSACEAAVPFYGSFEADKVIPGTAQFPIPGPAEMLVDSKCSEKAPEFKAPPGEGQTSPSKTENHKLPKTFLHEASRQRSSCGIVNPIGIGVDGSRRQGNGHIAERRQVSECDMSKSDDSLESVEEYVPSANVLVWLQSQARGYRWKNSLSQPIPGGAAILNGSFEEISPKDEESSFDFFDAMPARKQVSYTHLMCDSAAPPARRPARRSAAPPARRSASPPATPLGSSKENRALPDKLCSACQKPTKSKSEKPVCKTQREHPRKSPLIGNGVGGGRRKCRKISPESSNSNTNHKTGLSSDSEPPSRDQDRNSRAGVSGKVHAPGFSRKKILPRPAKSSTLQLANRPQDKRRGKRTLDPTKHPAHQREQNGAGTECAERQKPGLTANPERKRKEGKRRKCPREALNVQNESEESVDEYWNKVGAKPKSATPSHGDAEHEKQQQKVKATCKPAPLKRSTQEFNEMETWDSSCLHGFQGNALRRGRAKKMLKHSCI, from the exons ATGAATCTGCCACCGATACCAGCCAGCTGTATTTTTAACTTCTTTCTTTGCTTGTTGCCAATCGCGATGAATTCTTCAGCAGCCGGACACAGGGTAGAAGATGGTCACGCACATAATCACAACAGGCCTTTCTTTTTCCAACCAATGCCATCACCACATATGTTTACACCTCCTGTACCCCACTTCATGCACCCTCCTGCCGTCCATCCGTACTTCTACCCAACAGTAG AAATTGGTGGCGGTTTATATTATCCTATGTGTCCTATGCCATATCCAAGGAACTATGCCCCTCAATCACCAATACACCACACCAACTATAGAAGACCTTTTTTTAATTCCCCTCTGGTCGCTCGCCCGACGTTCTATCATTCTGCACGATTCCGACACTACCCCTTTCGCAAAAATGTCACTCATACGGAAGTACAGACCGACATCGAAACCAATTCGGATCGATCGAAAGGGGCAGATATGACCGAAACGGTGCCGTGTAAAAGCCAAGCTGCGGAGAAAAGAGTGCCCAAGTCTTCCGGTATTGAAACTAGTTCGGTAAGTGCGACTGCTCTTGCTCAAGAAAGAGTTGCTCACCAAGGAATTCGCGGTGAACCAGGCGAGACTGAAGGCAGCGCCGCATTGGCGGCTAAAAGTGGCAAATCTGCTGGCTACTCATTCCAGAAGGAAAAAATCCGGATCGAGTGTAGTGAAGGAGCCCCGTCAATAAACGTGTGGCGGTCCTTTGAAGCCACGGTTCCGATATATAATCCTGCCCCCAACACAGCAGAGGATAGGATTCAGTGCGAAGTGTGGTCAGTGAGTGCCTGCGAGGCTGCAGTTCCCTTCTATGGGTCCTTTGAGGCGGACAAAGTGATTCCTGGCACTGCCCAGTTTCCCATTCCTGGCCCCGCAGAGATGTTGGTGGATTCCAAGTGTTCAGAAAAGGCTCCGGAATTTAAAGCCCCGCCGGGTGAGGGGCAAACCTCGCCCAGTAAAACTGAGAACCACAAACTTCCAAAAACATTCCTCCATGAAGCGTCCCGGCAAAGGAGCTCGTGTGGGATTGTTAATCCCATTGGGATTGGAGTGGATGGGAGCAGGAGGCAGGGGAATGGACACATTGCAGAGAGGCGCCAGGTTTCAGAGTGTGACATGTCCAAGAGTGATGATTCTCTGGAGTCTGTGGAAGAATATGTTCCCTCGGCCAATGTGCTGGTTTGGTTACAGAGCCAGGCGCGAGGTTACCGCTGGAAAAACAGTCTTTCCCAACCCATCCCGGGTGGAGCAGCAATCCTGAATGGCTCCTTTGAAGAAATCTCTCCCAAAGACGAGGAATCGTCCTTTGATTTTTTCGACGCGATGCCAGCGAGGAAGCAAGTGTCCTACACTCACCTGATGTGCGATTCTGCCGCTCCGCCCGCCCGCCGCCCCGCCCGCCGCTCCGCCGCGCCGCCCGCCCGCCGCTCCGCCTCTCCGCCCGCCACTCCCCTCGGCAGCAGCAAGGAAAATCGCGCTCTTCCTGATAAACTTTGCAGCGCCTGTCAAAAACCAACCAAATCCAAGAGCGAGAAACCCGTCTGTAAAACGCAGCGGGAGCATCCCAGGAAATCTCCGTTAATTGGGAATGGTGTGGGCGGCGGGCGGCGCAAATGCCGCAAAATCTCCCCAGAATCGAGCAACTCTAACACCAACCACAAAACTGGCCTTTCCTCTGATTCGGAGCCGCCTTCCCGGGATCAGGACAGGAATTCCAGGGCCGGTGTCTCGGGAAAAGTCCACGCGCCTGGATTCTCCCGCAAGAAAATACTTCCCAGGCCAGCCAAAAGCTCCACTTTGCAGCTGGCCAATCGCCCACAAGACAAACGCAGAGGGAAGAGGACATTGGACCCGACTAAACATCCAGCTCACCAGAGAGAGCAAAACGGGGCGGGGACCGAGTGCGCGGAGCGCCAGAAACCGGGGCTAACCGCAAACCCAGAACGAAAACGTAAAGAGGGAAAGAGACGGAAGTGTCCACGGGAGGCTTTGAACG TGCAAAATGAAAGTGAAGAGTCTGTGGATGAATACTGGAATAAAGTAGGTGCAAAGCCCAAGTCGGCCACTCCATCACATGGTGATGCAGAACATG AGAAACAGCAACAGAAAGTCAAAGCCACCTGCAAACCAGCCCCTCTTAAGAGAAGCACACAAGAGTTTAATGAAATGGAGACTTGGGATTCATcctgtttgcatggatttcaag GAAATGCACTGAGAAGAGGAAGGGCTAAAAAGATGCTAAAACATTCATGTATTTGA